One Onthophagus taurus isolate NC chromosome 11, IU_Otau_3.0, whole genome shotgun sequence genomic window carries:
- the LOC111425067 gene encoding ral GTPase-activating protein subunit beta isoform X3, with protein sequence MNLGIFNRVNLKDNTQNRGMYSEWTSLNPLLEHSDSDESRSVLQKFTSSASKEVTINIVRPLASNLGLTQPAEPCPLQTDREVQWCMEAICYGLSLPLSEHDTIKDCVNVYCEWLSGLLPNVKVCVPKPILDDPNLYARKIIKHFYYLFIPRTPEDWPFIYQDIGIDTINKQAVLCHRVLRTLQQVAHESRILESTTWEALLLFLLAINNTLLAPPTVKDDVADQLCERVLSVLFEIWLLACANCFPSPPLWKTLRESCMNWRHRIALIEQWNRINLALTSKLLIFMYGPTFPELKIGEDDLIPPNMTNDCIAQSWYRFLNTIGNPVCLTKPEVISRTPTFLHFAISSGVVDPCHHSSLQVLPLIFLKAMKGLAGQVDAFLGIAQPVYWEAMVMGVGIDKNKDFSIQASTPSAHTPTPPAQRRIAKSFSVAPSSISKGIPKTSLIGLTSSRASTSIPNSVPSSGPSSTSSISSLNSLVYESKVKLAPGRPKCNSILHLFGEWLFQAAFIGTDLNSRSSSEINKRPNSIIMETKPDSLSEIPDLPLAITIDKYESGRAEALGTLCKIMCSKKTGEELLPVYLARFYLAIQHGLKVTTNHECGECMVAILMNSADLFRVDLDGIRSLLSPFIRALEIVLADKDIKLNPNVAKVELRRSSIHILLSILVLPLHFQNATIKPLINTGSERSTTFSELKPQLMNLIMNALYLETDPHNTHMLLGGLFLCVQDSAIFETIESITQPSTETSSNLLASDSAHAMFVRATYLVCHRLISTWKTDLNVSLAALELLSGLARIHIKDSDALECKRAVKWLCDYIVHQCSRPPPSHSKDLHSTIVAAFHCCSIWLLEHPYLLKDKDCLATVLDVAELGISGTKSITKPGDPVKMKEEKELKPVSMRVRDAAENLLMLILEQVGYFPSECGPESISSLLDEVSLLQHCNSWLGDGNNQEKAVEKFRYFVTEGSVMLALLEEPLGNDQDPQPTVTILIRGPFGRHAWTMQLRHLPRHRSGTKYHGNNLGRPVVMSETPNRPEIKQKYFPDSVDRISQCKVDQSIPSLESVLLDDEANADITKLAGLLEKQCLAETNLASTLLQTVENVPPSVIHEFQTARLFLSHFGLLNLDNNNDSEQSTRNLIALDSSDSDFCKDLLALDNMSPRTCDTVHIFYVKSQQTTAQEIVNNATDLSGINPHFLEFIKSLGWPVDVDKHPGWTGHVLTSWKNIKNNNNNDTNNKSLIFDGQNQVLYWADACSEIAFVVPSQIKPIHNSGGSLEQSSFNANSLSSWNEKTFIEPLARDKRTLSLDLDQKSVPLRKPPLRCSLHPHTNTKIMVVWLESFEDHLNLPITDLVGCMSTGLETGSRSSDVLVIGLHLMASGLLRVHLQGPNSRVGLASPLVDGMVINQRSLGPLVRHTALNMSRRKRLDSENYQPPHLRRRLKVQEIVQKYKREMTLPELLTYLFSNI encoded by the exons ATGAATTTGGGTATATTTAATAGGGTCAACTTAAAG gATAACACACAAAATAGAGGGATGTATTCAGAATGGACTTCCCTAAACCCACTGTTGGAGCATTCAGATTCAGACGAAAGTCGCAGCGTTTTACAAAAATTCACCTCGTCGGCAAGCAAAGAAGTTACGATTAATATCGTACGTCCTTTGGCGAGTAATTTGGGGTTAACCCAACCGGCGGAACCGTGTCCTTTGCAAACGGACCGCGAGGTCCAATGGTGTATGGAAGCTATTTGTTATGGATTAAGTTTACCTTTGAGTGAGCATGACACAATTAAAGATTGTGTGAATGTTTATTGTGAATGGTTATCTGGGTTATTACCAAATGTTAAAGTTTGTGTACCCAAACCGATATTGGATGATCCAAATTTATATGCAAGGAagattattaaacatttttattacttgtttATACCACGAACACCAGAAG ACTGGCCATTTATATATCAGGATATTG gaatcgatacaataaataaacaagCAGTTTTATGCCACCGAGTTTTAAGAACCCTACAACAAGTCGCTCACGAATCTCGAATTTTAGAAAGCACCACTTGGGAAGCTCtccttctatttttactgGCAATAAACAACACATTATTAGCCCCGCCAACCGTAAAGGACGACGTTGCTGATCAATTATGCGAGCGGGTACTTAgcgttttatttgaaatttggttattGGCTTGCGCTAATTGTTTCCCCTCACCTCCGCTTTGGAAAACATTACGTGAGAGTTGTATGAATTGGAGACATCGAATTGCTTTGATAGAGCAATGGAATAGGATTAACTTGGCTTTAACATCTaagttgttaatttttatgtatggACCAACATTTCCTGAGTTAAAAATTG gcGAAGATGATTTAATTCCACCAAATATGACCAATGATTGTATTGCGCAAAGTTGGTATCGATTTTTAAACACCATTGGAAATCCAGTTTGTTTAACAAAGCCTGAAGTGATTAGCCGCACCCCTACATTTCTTCATTTTGCGATTAGTAGCGGCGTTGTGGATCCGTGTCATCATTCGTCACTACAAGTTTTGCCATTAATCTTTTTGAAGGCAATGAAAGGACTTGCAGGACAAGTTGATGCTTTTTTAg GTATAGCACAACCGGTTTATTGGGAGGCGATGGTGATGGGTGTTGGTATAGACAAAAATAAGGATTTTTCAATACAAGCAAGTACACCTTCTGCACACACTCCTACACCCCCAGCACAACGTCGTATTGCAAAAAGTTTCagtgttgctccttcttctATTTCTAAGG gtaTTCCAAAAACATCTTTAATCGGATTAACAAGCAGTCGAGCTTCTACAAGCATTCCAAATTCCGTTCCAAGCTCGGGACCATCATCAACGTCCAGCATatcat ctttaaattCGCTGGTTTATGAATCAAAAGTGAAGTTAGCTCCAGGTCGACCAAAATGCAACAGCATTTTACACTTATTTGGAGAATGGCTTTTCCAAGCTGCTTTTATTGGAACCGATTTAAATTcac gttcatcttcagaaataaataaacgacCAAATTCAATAATAATGGAAACTAAACCGGATTCATTATCCGAAATTCCGGATCTCCCATTGGCGATAACGATCGATAAATATGAAAGTGGACGTGCTGAAGCTTTGGGAACTTTATGTAAAATAATGTGTTCTAAGAAAACGGGGGAGGAGTTATTACCGGTTTATTTAGCCCGATTTTATTTGGCGATTCAGCACGGATTAAAAGTAACTACGAATCACGAATGTGGCGAATGCATGGTGGCGATTTTAATGAATTCGGCGGATTTGTTTCGAGTCGATTTAGATGGAATTCGGAGCTTGTTATCGCCGTTTATTCGCGCTTTGGAAATTGTTTTAGCGGATAAAGATATTAAGTTAAATCCCAACGTTGCGAAAGTAGAATTAAGAAGATCGTCGATTCACATTTTGTTATCAATTTTGGTTTTACCGTTACATTTTCAAAACGCTACGATTAAGCCGCTTATAAACACgg gATCGGAACGTTCCACAACATTTTCTGAGTTAAAACCACAATTAATGAATTTGATAATGAACGCACTTTATTTAGAAACTGATCCACATAACACTCACATGTTATTAGGGGGGCTTTTTCTTTGTGTTCAAGATTCCGCTATTTTCGAAACTATCGAGTCGATTACTCAACCGTCAACGGAAACTTCGTCAAATCTTTTAGCTTCGg aCTCAGCGCACGCAATGTTCGTAAGAGCAACTTACTTAGTATGTCATCGCTTAATATCGACATGGAAAACGGATTTAAACGTCTCATTAGCCGCTTTAGAATTACTTTCTGGATTAGCTCGAATTCACATCAAAGATTCtg ATGCTTTAGAATGTAAACGAGCTGTTAAATGGTTATGCGACTACATAGTGCATCAATGTTCAAGACCACCACCCTCTCATTCCAAAGATCTTCACTCAACAATCGTTGCGGCTTTCCATTGTTGTTCAATTTGGCTTTTAGAACACCCGTATTTGTTGAAAGATAAAGATTGCCTCGCCACGGTTTTAGACGTAGCCGAATTAGGAATATCGGGAACTAAATCGATAACAAAACCGGGTGATCCCGTTAaaatgaaagaagaaaaagaattaaaacctGTTTCAATGCGCGTTAGAGACGCCGctgaaaatttattgatgCTAATTTTAGAACAAGTCGGGTATTTTCCGAGTGAATGTGGCCCCGAATCGATTTCGTCGCTTTTAGATGAAGTATCTTTGCTTCAACATTGCAACTCTTGGCTCGGTGACGGAAACAACCAAGAAAAAGCGGTGGAGAAGTTTCGATATTTCGTTACTGAAGGCTCGGTGATGCTAGCTTTGTTGGAAGAACCATTAGGAAACGATCAAGATCCTCAACCAACGGTTACTATTTTAATTCGAGGTCCATTTGGACGCCACGCTTGGACGATGCAATTAAGACATTTACCAAGACATCGATCGGGGACGAAGTATCATGGAAATAATTTAGGGAGGCCCGTTGTTATGAGTGAGACTCCTAATCGGCCGgagattaaacaaaaatacttCCCTGATAGCGTTGATAGAATTTCACAATGCAAAGT tgatCAATCAATTCCTTCATTAGAATCAGTTTTGCTCGATGATGAAGCGAATGCCGATATCACAAAATTAGCGGGATTATTAGAAAAGCAATGTTTAGCTGAAACCAATTTAGCCTCAACGTTACTTCAAACGGTCGAAAATGTTCCTCCTTCGGTAATTCATGAATTTCAAACCGCAAGATTGTTTTTGTCGCATTTTGGATTACTTAATTTAGACAACAACAAcgat tcTGAACAATCAACGAGAAATTTGATCGCTTTAGACAGTAGCGACTCGGATTTTTGCAAAGATCTCCTCGCTTTAGATAATATGAGTCCGAGAACTTGCGATACAGTCCACATTTTCTACGTAAAATCCCAACAAACCACCGCTCAAGAAATCGTAAACAACGCAACTGATTTAAGCGGGATAAACCCGCATTTTTTGGAGTTTATAAAATCGTTGGGTTGGCCCGTAGACGTTGATAAACATCCGGGTTGGACGGGGCATGTTTTAACCAGttggaaaaacattaaaaataataataataacgatactaataataaatcgttaatttttgaTGGGCAAAATCAAGTTTTGTATTGGGCCGACGCTTGCTCAGAAATCGCTTTTGTTGTACCATCACAAATAAAACCGATTCATAATTCTGGTGGATCTTTAGAACAATCAagttttaatgcaaattcTTTATCAT cgTGGAATGAAAAAACTTTCATTGAACCCCTCGCTAGAGATAAACGCACACTCTCTCTTGATTTAGACCAAAAAAGTGTTCCATTAAGAAAACCACCACTTAGATGTAGCCTCCATCCTCACACAAACACGAAAATTATGGTTGTTTGGTTGGAAAGTTTTGAGGATCATCTTAATTTACCAATTA ctGATTTAGTAGGATGTATGTCAACTGGTTTAGAAACTGGATCACGTTCAAGCGACGTTTTAGTTATTGGATTACATTTGATGGCTTCTGGATTGCTTCGGGTGCATCTTCAAGGGCCAAATAGCCGAGTGGGGTTAGCTTCACCTTTAGTGGATGGAATGGTGATTAATCAGAGGTCTTTAGGACCGTTGGTGAGACATACAGCTTTGAATATGTCGAGAAGAAAACGATTAGATTCAGAAAA ttatcaGCCACCACACTTAAGAAGGAGATTAAAAGTACAagaaattgtacaaaaatataagAGGGAAATGACGTTACCCGaattattaacttatttatttagtaatatttaa
- the LOC111425067 gene encoding ral GTPase-activating protein subunit beta isoform X1, producing the protein MNLGIFNRVNLKDNTQNRGMYSEWTSLNPLLEHSDSDESRSVLQKFTSSASKEVTINIVRPLASNLGLTQPAEPCPLQTDREVQWCMEAICYGLSLPLSEHDTIKDCVNVYCEWLSGLLPNVKVCVPKPILDDPNLYARKIIKHFYYLFIPRTPEDWPFIYQDIGIDTINKQAVLCHRVLRTLQQVAHESRILESTTWEALLLFLLAINNTLLAPPTVKDDVADQLCERVLSVLFEIWLLACANCFPSPPLWKTLRESCMNWRHRIALIEQWNRINLALTSKLLIFMYGPTFPELKIGEDDLIPPNMTNDCIAQSWYRFLNTIGNPVCLTKPEVISRTPTFLHFAISSGVVDPCHHSSLQVLPLIFLKAMKGLAGQVDAFLGIAQPVYWEAMVMGVGIDKNKDFSIQASTPSAHTPTPPAQRRIAKSFSVAPSSISKGIPKTSLIGLTSSRASTSIPNSVPSSGPSSTSSISSLNSLVYESKVKLAPGRPKCNSILHLFGEWLFQAAFIGTDLNSRSSSEINKRPNSIIMETKPDSLSEIPDLPLAITIDKYESGRAEALGTLCKIMCSKKTGEELLPVYLARFYLAIQHGLKVTTNHECGECMVAILMNSADLFRVDLDGIRSLLSPFIRALEIVLADKDIKLNPNVAKVELRRSSIHILLSILVLPLHFQNATIKPLINTGSERSTTFSELKPQLMNLIMNALYLETDPHNTHMLLGGLFLCVQDSAIFETIESITQPSTETSSNLLASVSDTASTVSAASSFDRHSHNSDSMGLPADLADVQIDSAHAMFVRATYLVCHRLISTWKTDLNVSLAALELLSGLARIHIKDSDALECKRAVKWLCDYIVHQCSRPPPSHSKDLHSTIVAAFHCCSIWLLEHPYLLKDKDCLATVLDVAELGISGTKSITKPGDPVKMKEEKELKPVSMRVRDAAENLLMLILEQVGYFPSECGPESISSLLDEVSLLQHCNSWLGDGNNQEKAVEKFRYFVTEGSVMLALLEEPLGNDQDPQPTVTILIRGPFGRHAWTMQLRHLPRHRSGTKYHGNNLGRPVVMSETPNRPEIKQKYFPDSVDRISQCKVDQSIPSLESVLLDDEANADITKLAGLLEKQCLAETNLASTLLQTVENVPPSVIHEFQTARLFLSHFGLLNLDNNNDSEQSTRNLIALDSSDSDFCKDLLALDNMSPRTCDTVHIFYVKSQQTTAQEIVNNATDLSGINPHFLEFIKSLGWPVDVDKHPGWTGHVLTSWKNIKNNNNNDTNNKSLIFDGQNQVLYWADACSEIAFVVPSQIKPIHNSGGSLEQSSFNANSLSSWNEKTFIEPLARDKRTLSLDLDQKSVPLRKPPLRCSLHPHTNTKIMVVWLESFEDHLNLPITDLVGCMSTGLETGSRSSDVLVIGLHLMASGLLRVHLQGPNSRVGLASPLVDGMVINQRSLGPLVRHTALNMSRRKRLDSENYQPPHLRRRLKVQEIVQKYKREMTLPELLTYLFSNI; encoded by the exons ATGAATTTGGGTATATTTAATAGGGTCAACTTAAAG gATAACACACAAAATAGAGGGATGTATTCAGAATGGACTTCCCTAAACCCACTGTTGGAGCATTCAGATTCAGACGAAAGTCGCAGCGTTTTACAAAAATTCACCTCGTCGGCAAGCAAAGAAGTTACGATTAATATCGTACGTCCTTTGGCGAGTAATTTGGGGTTAACCCAACCGGCGGAACCGTGTCCTTTGCAAACGGACCGCGAGGTCCAATGGTGTATGGAAGCTATTTGTTATGGATTAAGTTTACCTTTGAGTGAGCATGACACAATTAAAGATTGTGTGAATGTTTATTGTGAATGGTTATCTGGGTTATTACCAAATGTTAAAGTTTGTGTACCCAAACCGATATTGGATGATCCAAATTTATATGCAAGGAagattattaaacatttttattacttgtttATACCACGAACACCAGAAG ACTGGCCATTTATATATCAGGATATTG gaatcgatacaataaataaacaagCAGTTTTATGCCACCGAGTTTTAAGAACCCTACAACAAGTCGCTCACGAATCTCGAATTTTAGAAAGCACCACTTGGGAAGCTCtccttctatttttactgGCAATAAACAACACATTATTAGCCCCGCCAACCGTAAAGGACGACGTTGCTGATCAATTATGCGAGCGGGTACTTAgcgttttatttgaaatttggttattGGCTTGCGCTAATTGTTTCCCCTCACCTCCGCTTTGGAAAACATTACGTGAGAGTTGTATGAATTGGAGACATCGAATTGCTTTGATAGAGCAATGGAATAGGATTAACTTGGCTTTAACATCTaagttgttaatttttatgtatggACCAACATTTCCTGAGTTAAAAATTG gcGAAGATGATTTAATTCCACCAAATATGACCAATGATTGTATTGCGCAAAGTTGGTATCGATTTTTAAACACCATTGGAAATCCAGTTTGTTTAACAAAGCCTGAAGTGATTAGCCGCACCCCTACATTTCTTCATTTTGCGATTAGTAGCGGCGTTGTGGATCCGTGTCATCATTCGTCACTACAAGTTTTGCCATTAATCTTTTTGAAGGCAATGAAAGGACTTGCAGGACAAGTTGATGCTTTTTTAg GTATAGCACAACCGGTTTATTGGGAGGCGATGGTGATGGGTGTTGGTATAGACAAAAATAAGGATTTTTCAATACAAGCAAGTACACCTTCTGCACACACTCCTACACCCCCAGCACAACGTCGTATTGCAAAAAGTTTCagtgttgctccttcttctATTTCTAAGG gtaTTCCAAAAACATCTTTAATCGGATTAACAAGCAGTCGAGCTTCTACAAGCATTCCAAATTCCGTTCCAAGCTCGGGACCATCATCAACGTCCAGCATatcat ctttaaattCGCTGGTTTATGAATCAAAAGTGAAGTTAGCTCCAGGTCGACCAAAATGCAACAGCATTTTACACTTATTTGGAGAATGGCTTTTCCAAGCTGCTTTTATTGGAACCGATTTAAATTcac gttcatcttcagaaataaataaacgacCAAATTCAATAATAATGGAAACTAAACCGGATTCATTATCCGAAATTCCGGATCTCCCATTGGCGATAACGATCGATAAATATGAAAGTGGACGTGCTGAAGCTTTGGGAACTTTATGTAAAATAATGTGTTCTAAGAAAACGGGGGAGGAGTTATTACCGGTTTATTTAGCCCGATTTTATTTGGCGATTCAGCACGGATTAAAAGTAACTACGAATCACGAATGTGGCGAATGCATGGTGGCGATTTTAATGAATTCGGCGGATTTGTTTCGAGTCGATTTAGATGGAATTCGGAGCTTGTTATCGCCGTTTATTCGCGCTTTGGAAATTGTTTTAGCGGATAAAGATATTAAGTTAAATCCCAACGTTGCGAAAGTAGAATTAAGAAGATCGTCGATTCACATTTTGTTATCAATTTTGGTTTTACCGTTACATTTTCAAAACGCTACGATTAAGCCGCTTATAAACACgg gATCGGAACGTTCCACAACATTTTCTGAGTTAAAACCACAATTAATGAATTTGATAATGAACGCACTTTATTTAGAAACTGATCCACATAACACTCACATGTTATTAGGGGGGCTTTTTCTTTGTGTTCAAGATTCCGCTATTTTCGAAACTATCGAGTCGATTACTCAACCGTCAACGGAAACTTCGTCAAATCTTTTAGCTTCGg TATCGGACACTGCTAGCACAGTGAGCGCTGCCAGCAGTTTTGATCGGCACTCGCACAACTCCGATTCAATGGGACTCCCCGCTGATTTAGCAGATGTCCAAATTG aCTCAGCGCACGCAATGTTCGTAAGAGCAACTTACTTAGTATGTCATCGCTTAATATCGACATGGAAAACGGATTTAAACGTCTCATTAGCCGCTTTAGAATTACTTTCTGGATTAGCTCGAATTCACATCAAAGATTCtg ATGCTTTAGAATGTAAACGAGCTGTTAAATGGTTATGCGACTACATAGTGCATCAATGTTCAAGACCACCACCCTCTCATTCCAAAGATCTTCACTCAACAATCGTTGCGGCTTTCCATTGTTGTTCAATTTGGCTTTTAGAACACCCGTATTTGTTGAAAGATAAAGATTGCCTCGCCACGGTTTTAGACGTAGCCGAATTAGGAATATCGGGAACTAAATCGATAACAAAACCGGGTGATCCCGTTAaaatgaaagaagaaaaagaattaaaacctGTTTCAATGCGCGTTAGAGACGCCGctgaaaatttattgatgCTAATTTTAGAACAAGTCGGGTATTTTCCGAGTGAATGTGGCCCCGAATCGATTTCGTCGCTTTTAGATGAAGTATCTTTGCTTCAACATTGCAACTCTTGGCTCGGTGACGGAAACAACCAAGAAAAAGCGGTGGAGAAGTTTCGATATTTCGTTACTGAAGGCTCGGTGATGCTAGCTTTGTTGGAAGAACCATTAGGAAACGATCAAGATCCTCAACCAACGGTTACTATTTTAATTCGAGGTCCATTTGGACGCCACGCTTGGACGATGCAATTAAGACATTTACCAAGACATCGATCGGGGACGAAGTATCATGGAAATAATTTAGGGAGGCCCGTTGTTATGAGTGAGACTCCTAATCGGCCGgagattaaacaaaaatacttCCCTGATAGCGTTGATAGAATTTCACAATGCAAAGT tgatCAATCAATTCCTTCATTAGAATCAGTTTTGCTCGATGATGAAGCGAATGCCGATATCACAAAATTAGCGGGATTATTAGAAAAGCAATGTTTAGCTGAAACCAATTTAGCCTCAACGTTACTTCAAACGGTCGAAAATGTTCCTCCTTCGGTAATTCATGAATTTCAAACCGCAAGATTGTTTTTGTCGCATTTTGGATTACTTAATTTAGACAACAACAAcgat tcTGAACAATCAACGAGAAATTTGATCGCTTTAGACAGTAGCGACTCGGATTTTTGCAAAGATCTCCTCGCTTTAGATAATATGAGTCCGAGAACTTGCGATACAGTCCACATTTTCTACGTAAAATCCCAACAAACCACCGCTCAAGAAATCGTAAACAACGCAACTGATTTAAGCGGGATAAACCCGCATTTTTTGGAGTTTATAAAATCGTTGGGTTGGCCCGTAGACGTTGATAAACATCCGGGTTGGACGGGGCATGTTTTAACCAGttggaaaaacattaaaaataataataataacgatactaataataaatcgttaatttttgaTGGGCAAAATCAAGTTTTGTATTGGGCCGACGCTTGCTCAGAAATCGCTTTTGTTGTACCATCACAAATAAAACCGATTCATAATTCTGGTGGATCTTTAGAACAATCAagttttaatgcaaattcTTTATCAT cgTGGAATGAAAAAACTTTCATTGAACCCCTCGCTAGAGATAAACGCACACTCTCTCTTGATTTAGACCAAAAAAGTGTTCCATTAAGAAAACCACCACTTAGATGTAGCCTCCATCCTCACACAAACACGAAAATTATGGTTGTTTGGTTGGAAAGTTTTGAGGATCATCTTAATTTACCAATTA ctGATTTAGTAGGATGTATGTCAACTGGTTTAGAAACTGGATCACGTTCAAGCGACGTTTTAGTTATTGGATTACATTTGATGGCTTCTGGATTGCTTCGGGTGCATCTTCAAGGGCCAAATAGCCGAGTGGGGTTAGCTTCACCTTTAGTGGATGGAATGGTGATTAATCAGAGGTCTTTAGGACCGTTGGTGAGACATACAGCTTTGAATATGTCGAGAAGAAAACGATTAGATTCAGAAAA ttatcaGCCACCACACTTAAGAAGGAGATTAAAAGTACAagaaattgtacaaaaatataagAGGGAAATGACGTTACCCGaattattaacttatttatttagtaatatttaa